The proteins below come from a single Treponema phagedenis genomic window:
- a CDS encoding extracellular solute-binding protein produces MKLWKFLSVLVVAALLIGCSDEKAKTDSDTGKLSFSVTTVDFGQRPTGTLIQNEWLKLMSEKMGKELDIKFEFVAMGDYGEKLKIMNAGGDIADVLSIFAMSKTDVDKYGKQGLYVDLSKHLDKMPHYKAALEKDPNSKYLYAPNGALYGAFNLALVSKSSVHSKSYSVMAIKSKVFKDNNIKVPETLDEVYAGAKKLKELNVSRYPIILHEEWQNPESTVFNAYHTASDRFYDGKKFAYGPVSDDYKRALQYMNKIYKEGLISPDYFNQKSSDGSAALSKGTACIILSCWEGYPARWKTEFPDDEWVAIPLPSSEAYPDNPWQFEREFPSDYNLDAGYSIVVSSKAKNLDEILKFIDFQYDDAIISLLNWGIEGTTFTVAENGEKILIGENTSETNRKMISYGMPLSSACRSGIFPQPQDMVVWRVAAEPKIPLYYKGEYFFEKLVPFCSARITPQNTSPNDNVPKIKLSEDELEEYATIMTPVSTFAREQKALFIKGDQPFSQWDNYLKKLNSMGDIEKAMNLYNSKL; encoded by the coding sequence ATGAAACTATGGAAATTCTTATCGGTATTGGTAGTAGCAGCACTGCTTATCGGCTGCTCGGATGAAAAAGCAAAAACGGATTCCGACACAGGCAAACTCAGCTTTTCCGTTACAACCGTTGACTTCGGACAAAGACCGACCGGCACGCTCATTCAAAATGAGTGGCTCAAACTTATGTCCGAAAAAATGGGAAAAGAATTGGACATTAAATTTGAGTTTGTCGCAATGGGCGACTACGGTGAAAAACTCAAAATTATGAATGCCGGAGGAGACATTGCCGACGTACTCAGTATTTTTGCGATGAGTAAAACCGATGTCGACAAGTACGGAAAACAAGGGCTCTATGTGGATTTATCAAAGCATTTAGATAAGATGCCGCATTATAAAGCAGCGCTTGAAAAAGATCCCAACAGTAAATATTTATACGCACCGAATGGAGCGTTGTATGGAGCCTTTAACTTGGCATTGGTGTCAAAGTCTTCGGTACATTCAAAATCATATTCAGTGATGGCGATAAAATCCAAGGTTTTTAAAGATAATAACATTAAGGTTCCCGAAACACTTGATGAAGTATACGCAGGTGCAAAAAAACTCAAAGAACTGAATGTTTCCCGTTATCCGATTATCTTACATGAAGAGTGGCAGAATCCCGAAAGCACTGTCTTTAACGCATACCATACCGCAAGCGACCGATTCTATGACGGCAAGAAATTTGCCTACGGCCCCGTAAGCGATGATTATAAGCGTGCCTTGCAATACATGAACAAAATATACAAAGAAGGGCTGATCTCTCCCGATTATTTTAATCAAAAATCTTCGGACGGCAGCGCCGCCCTTTCAAAGGGAACTGCATGCATTATTCTTTCCTGCTGGGAAGGATATCCCGCACGGTGGAAAACGGAATTCCCTGATGATGAATGGGTTGCCATTCCCCTGCCAAGCTCGGAAGCGTATCCGGATAATCCTTGGCAGTTTGAGCGGGAATTCCCTTCCGACTATAACCTTGATGCCGGTTATTCGATAGTTGTATCTTCAAAAGCTAAAAATCTTGATGAGATTTTAAAGTTTATCGATTTTCAATATGATGATGCTATTATTTCACTTTTAAACTGGGGCATTGAAGGTACAACATTTACCGTAGCGGAAAACGGCGAGAAAATTTTAATAGGCGAAAATACAAGTGAGACCAATCGAAAAATGATTTCTTACGGAATGCCCTTATCCAGTGCCTGCCGCTCGGGTATTTTTCCTCAGCCGCAGGACATGGTGGTTTGGCGCGTTGCGGCGGAACCGAAAATTCCTTTATACTATAAAGGGGAATATTTTTTTGAAAAGCTGGTTCCTTTTTGCAGCGCACGCATAACTCCTCAAAACACTTCTCCCAATGATAATGTACCAAAAATCAAACTCTCCGAAGATGAGCTTGAAGAATACGCAACCATTATGACACCTGTTTCCACCTTTGCGCGTGAACAAAAAGCTCTTTTTATAAAAGGAGACCAACCCTTCTCTCAATGGGATAATTATCTGAAAAAACTGAACAGTATGGGAGATATTGAAAAGGCGATGAATTTATACAATTCAAAATTATAA
- a CDS encoding ATP-binding protein: MKNNVFKRKTYQQLLEWKNNSKGKTALLIEGARRVGKSTVVTEFAKNEYESYLIIDFAFAPKNIHLLFEDVSDLNYLFLQLQLQYGVNLQERKSLIVFDEVQFCPKARQAIKLLVADHRYDYIETGSLISIRKNVENILIPSEERHINMYPMDFEEFLWATGDTVTTELLHGIFKKNTSVGDALNRELMRKFRLYMLVGGMPQAVNTYIEENNLARVDEIKRDIIRLYFDDFYKIDSTGKISALYKAIPAELSRKATRYQVGSVLPYERASTISEELAELIASNTVLPAYHANDPGAGLAANMDTRKFKLYLSDTGLMVTLMFEDRPFTENSIYKKLLSDRLPANLGILYENIAAQTLAAKGESLYYHTFPNENSTKNYEIDFVLARGNKICPIEVKSSGYKAHTSLDKFSEKYSARIGKKYLLYTKDLAKSQDVLYLPFYLAQFI, translated from the coding sequence ATGAAAAACAATGTGTTTAAGCGAAAAACATATCAACAATTGTTGGAATGGAAAAATAACTCAAAAGGAAAAACCGCACTTTTAATCGAAGGAGCGCGGAGAGTCGGAAAATCTACAGTAGTAACAGAGTTTGCAAAAAACGAATACGAAAGCTATTTGATAATAGACTTCGCTTTTGCCCCGAAAAATATTCACCTTTTATTCGAAGATGTTTCCGACCTCAACTATCTTTTTCTTCAATTACAATTGCAGTATGGCGTAAACTTACAAGAGCGAAAGTCTTTAATTGTCTTTGATGAGGTTCAATTTTGTCCAAAGGCGCGGCAGGCAATCAAACTGTTGGTTGCGGATCATCGCTATGACTATATCGAAACAGGCTCGCTTATTTCAATCAGAAAAAATGTTGAAAACATTCTCATCCCGAGTGAAGAACGGCATATCAATATGTATCCGATGGATTTTGAGGAATTCCTTTGGGCTACAGGCGACACTGTTACAACCGAACTACTGCATGGTATATTTAAAAAAAACACTTCGGTAGGCGATGCGCTCAATCGCGAACTCATGCGAAAATTCCGCTTGTACATGTTGGTAGGCGGAATGCCGCAGGCGGTGAACACTTATATTGAAGAAAATAACCTTGCCCGTGTCGATGAGATAAAAAGAGACATCATCCGATTATATTTTGATGATTTTTACAAAATAGACAGCACAGGAAAAATATCCGCTTTGTACAAGGCGATACCGGCGGAGCTCAGCAGAAAGGCAACTCGCTACCAAGTTGGAAGTGTGCTGCCGTACGAAAGAGCTTCTACCATATCGGAGGAGCTCGCGGAACTAATTGCTTCTAACACCGTCTTGCCGGCTTATCATGCCAATGACCCGGGAGCCGGCTTGGCTGCAAACATGGATACGCGAAAATTTAAATTGTATTTATCCGATACAGGGCTGATGGTTACTCTTATGTTTGAGGATAGGCCATTCACCGAAAACTCGATTTATAAAAAATTGCTCAGTGATAGATTGCCGGCAAATCTCGGCATCCTGTATGAAAACATTGCGGCGCAAACCCTGGCGGCTAAGGGCGAATCTCTTTATTACCATACTTTTCCAAACGAGAACTCAACAAAAAATTACGAAATAGATTTTGTTTTAGCACGGGGCAATAAAATTTGCCCAATAGAAGTAAAATCATCGGGGTACAAAGCGCATACTTCGCTGGATAAGTTTTCGGAAAAATACTCCGCACGAATCGGAAAAAAGTATTTGCTTTACACAAAAGATTTAGCTAAATCGCAAGACGTTTTGTATTTACCGTTTTATCTTGCACAATTTATATAG
- a CDS encoding response regulator transcription factor yields the protein MKIAIIDDERLIREGLKIIFSAYPDIEVVGIGSDGNEAFDICKTHAPDLILLDIRMPNYNGVDATKKIKEQYPNIKILILTTFTDIDYIQQALKNGASGYLLKDSAPDVIYDGIKAALSGNVVINPEIAQNILLGKAEKREPKTEEEITTLANEYELTQKEIEIIKLVAEGFSNKEIAHKQQLSEGTIKNNISVIFSKTFVADRTQLALFAFKNGIV from the coding sequence GTGAAGATTGCAATTATAGATGATGAGCGTTTAATCAGAGAAGGCCTTAAGATTATTTTTTCCGCTTATCCGGATATTGAGGTTGTCGGTATCGGCTCGGACGGAAATGAAGCTTTTGATATTTGTAAAACACATGCTCCTGATTTAATTCTTTTGGATATTAGGATGCCGAATTATAACGGCGTTGATGCGACTAAAAAAATTAAAGAGCAATATCCCAATATCAAAATTCTTATACTGACAACATTCACCGATATTGACTATATTCAGCAAGCATTAAAAAACGGAGCATCGGGCTATCTTTTAAAAGACAGCGCACCCGATGTTATTTATGACGGTATTAAAGCTGCACTGTCCGGTAACGTCGTTATCAATCCGGAAATTGCTCAAAATATTTTGCTCGGAAAAGCAGAAAAGCGAGAACCTAAAACGGAAGAAGAAATTACAACGCTTGCAAATGAATACGAACTTACGCAAAAAGAAATTGAAATAATTAAACTTGTTGCCGAGGGCTTTTCAAATAAAGAAATTGCACATAAGCAACAGCTCTCCGAGGGAACAATTAAAAACAATATTTCGGTTATTTTTTCAAAAACATTTGTTGCCGACAGAACACAGCTTGCATTATTTGCGTTCAAAAACGGTATCGTTTAA
- a CDS encoding leucine-rich repeat domain-containing protein yields the protein MKTKTRYRQKRLFYPLIRLNLVLAIILTFLSCATSPQKRGFIMDNSGMVLCYAGPEITTLVIPPHAKGRAISAIGDKAFFMRTGIITLDFSHCRTLTSIGDEAFFGCESISNLDFSNCPALVVIGTQAFANCYGIANLKLSGCRSLASIKESAFVDCKSLAVIDFSGCTALTDINESAFAGCENIIRVNFSECTGLTSIEKAAFANCLNLTNADLSACTMLNSIGTWAFSGCPRTVVTLPASISEIAEDAFGTVDSIADYRCKEVIVPNESVKKLVTDSGYTGKITVQNR from the coding sequence ATGAAAACAAAAACTAGGTATCGACAAAAACGATTATTTTACCCTCTCATACGCCTTAATCTTGTATTAGCGATTATTTTGACTTTTTTGAGCTGTGCGACAAGCCCGCAAAAACGGGGTTTTATTATGGACAACTCTGGTATGGTGTTGTGTTACGCAGGACCGGAAATTACAACCTTGGTTATTCCGCCGCACGCAAAAGGGCGAGCAATTAGCGCAATTGGTGATAAGGCATTTTTTATGCGCACCGGTATCATAACACTTGATTTTTCCCACTGTAGAACGCTTACCTCCATCGGAGATGAAGCCTTTTTCGGCTGCGAAAGCATTAGCAATCTTGACTTTTCAAATTGTCCTGCCCTTGTTGTCATCGGTACGCAAGCTTTTGCAAATTGTTATGGAATTGCAAATCTCAAGCTTTCAGGTTGCAGGTCACTCGCCTCAATCAAAGAAAGTGCTTTCGTTGATTGTAAAAGCTTAGCCGTTATAGACTTTTCCGGCTGTACAGCGCTCACCGATATTAACGAATCCGCCTTTGCCGGCTGCGAAAACATTATACGGGTAAATTTCTCGGAGTGTACCGGACTTACCTCCATCGAAAAAGCGGCTTTTGCTAATTGCCTAAACCTTACGAATGCGGATCTTTCAGCTTGCACTATGCTCAACTCTATCGGCACATGGGCTTTTTCCGGCTGTCCGCGGACGGTTGTTACCTTGCCCGCAAGTATCAGCGAAATAGCGGAAGATGCCTTCGGAACTGTGGACTCTATCGCCGATTATCGGTGTAAAGAAGTGATCGTGCCGAATGAATCCGTAAAAAAGCTTGTAACGGATTCAGGATACACCGGAAAAATTACCGTGCAAAATCGGTAA
- a CDS encoding metallophosphoesterase has protein sequence MKVLIISDGHGAIDNLRLLKSEAEQCDFVIFGGDFAAFNKPETGLPFLKELVKLHDTVFAVLGNCDEPDFIEHLDAAGISIEKSLSQYEGLMLTGSGGGSKFTGTTPYERTDEELVSDLHLVEENFSEDEAPINNLIVVAHNPPHKTKLDKVAPLVHVGSPLIRSFIEKHQPLLVVSGHIHESFATDTLGNSVLVNPGALVEGRYARAEINGNKKQGFSVSVELKQL, from the coding sequence ATGAAAGTATTGATTATTTCGGACGGACACGGGGCGATTGATAATTTACGCTTGTTAAAATCGGAGGCGGAGCAATGCGACTTTGTTATTTTTGGCGGAGACTTTGCTGCTTTTAACAAACCCGAAACAGGGTTGCCGTTTTTAAAAGAGCTGGTTAAATTGCATGATACTGTTTTTGCCGTGTTAGGAAATTGCGATGAGCCTGATTTTATTGAGCATCTTGATGCTGCGGGAATATCAATCGAAAAATCTCTTTCGCAGTATGAGGGACTGATGTTAACAGGCTCAGGCGGCGGCAGTAAATTTACGGGAACTACTCCCTACGAACGAACGGACGAAGAACTTGTTTCCGACTTGCACCTTGTCGAAGAAAACTTCAGCGAAGACGAAGCGCCGATAAACAATCTTATCGTGGTAGCGCATAACCCTCCGCATAAAACAAAACTTGATAAGGTTGCCCCCCTTGTGCATGTGGGCTCTCCGCTAATCCGCTCCTTTATCGAAAAACATCAGCCGCTTTTGGTTGTTTCGGGGCATATTCACGAATCTTTTGCAACCGACACCTTAGGCAATTCGGTGTTGGTAAATCCGGGCGCCTTGGTTGAAGGACGATATGCGCGGGCGGAAATTAACGGAAATAAAAAACAAGGCTTTTCTGTTTCTGTGGAATTAAAACAGCTGTAA
- a CDS encoding glycoside hydrolase family 95 protein, whose amino-acid sequence MMQTKKAKCIIRVLFLLCLTRTHLFAKEKNQSLGIRDMKLYYTKAAEQTAEGWEQKSLPIGNGFIGASIFGGIRREYLHLNEKTLWTGGPCKKRPNYSGGNKTGVDENGYTPADYFAKIRTLFSEGKDAEAAALCDKLVGEKASEGYGAYQSFGKFFIDFYYSAHTALSEPPAEIKAYRRELDLNQALVEVRYQYNTTEYRRMYFANYPSNVLAGKITASNPVLHCSVHFESDQGGSISYTQNGFTLSGKVEDNDLEFLLRCRIRTDGITTCSDKGISITQASFLEFFLCSATDYSDSYPKYRTGFPPHIDEANLNKSFDALLAEHIKDYCPLFDRCRLNIGQDSEPDMPTDVLLSEYKNGKFSRKLEDLLFQYGRYLLLSSSREKNILPANLQGMWNNSNSPPWASDYHLNINLQMNYWLACVTGLPECCIPLVKYVAALEKPAERTAKAYTGLDGGLMIHTQNTPFGWTCPGWSFDWGWSPAAFPWILQNLWQYYCASGDFTRLKEIIYPLFKKEMQFYTAVLVFDKKQNRLVSSPTYSPEHGPRTNGNTYEQSLIWELFKQGIEAAKLCGEKKALIAQWKKVQENLKPIVIGKSGQILEWYTEEELGSIGEKHHRHISHLLGVYPGTLITKEDTDLAAAAKRSLEARGDKSTGWAMAQRILTWARLGEGKRAYAILQTMIQTCIYDNLLATHPPFQIDGNFGLTAAIAELFLHCADSLPDEWQGATLHTAKQ is encoded by the coding sequence ATGATGCAAACTAAAAAAGCGAAGTGTATTATACGTGTATTATTTCTGCTTTGTTTGACAAGAACACATCTTTTTGCAAAAGAGAAAAATCAGAGTTTAGGTATTCGGGATATGAAACTATACTATACAAAAGCGGCGGAACAAACCGCAGAAGGCTGGGAACAGAAAAGCCTGCCGATCGGGAATGGATTTATCGGCGCATCTATTTTCGGCGGAATAAGGCGGGAATACCTGCACCTTAACGAAAAAACCTTATGGACAGGAGGCCCGTGCAAAAAACGTCCGAATTATTCAGGCGGGAATAAAACAGGCGTTGACGAAAACGGCTACACTCCTGCGGATTACTTTGCTAAAATCCGCACATTGTTTTCAGAAGGAAAAGATGCAGAAGCCGCCGCCCTCTGCGATAAACTTGTCGGGGAAAAGGCAAGCGAAGGATACGGTGCGTATCAAAGCTTCGGTAAGTTCTTTATCGATTTTTATTATTCCGCGCATACAGCCCTTTCTGAACCTCCGGCGGAAATTAAAGCATATCGGCGGGAGCTTGACCTTAATCAGGCACTTGTAGAAGTGCGGTATCAATACAATACCACAGAATACCGGCGAATGTATTTTGCAAACTATCCGTCCAATGTGTTGGCGGGAAAAATTACCGCAAGCAATCCGGTGCTGCATTGCTCCGTTCATTTTGAATCCGACCAAGGCGGCAGCATTTCATATACGCAAAACGGTTTTACACTTTCGGGGAAGGTGGAAGACAATGATTTGGAATTTTTATTACGCTGCCGCATTCGCACCGACGGAATTACCACCTGTTCAGACAAGGGTATATCGATTACGCAAGCCTCATTTCTTGAATTTTTTCTTTGCAGCGCAACCGATTATTCCGACTCGTATCCGAAATACAGAACGGGTTTTCCGCCGCATATTGATGAAGCAAATCTCAATAAAAGTTTTGATGCCTTGCTTGCCGAACATATCAAAGATTATTGCCCGCTGTTCGACCGCTGCCGCTTGAACATCGGGCAAGATTCCGAACCCGATATGCCGACCGATGTTTTACTCAGCGAATATAAAAACGGAAAATTTTCTCGGAAGCTTGAAGACCTGCTCTTCCAATACGGGCGGTATTTGCTGCTTTCCTCAAGCAGAGAAAAAAATATTCTGCCCGCCAATTTACAGGGAATGTGGAATAACTCAAATTCACCGCCGTGGGCATCCGATTATCATTTAAATATCAATCTGCAAATGAATTATTGGCTTGCCTGCGTTACAGGACTTCCCGAATGCTGCATTCCGCTTGTCAAATATGTGGCAGCCTTGGAAAAACCCGCCGAGCGCACCGCAAAAGCATACACGGGGCTTGACGGCGGCTTGATGATTCACACGCAAAACACGCCCTTCGGTTGGACTTGTCCGGGCTGGTCATTTGACTGGGGCTGGTCGCCTGCGGCATTCCCGTGGATTTTGCAAAACCTCTGGCAGTATTATTGCGCAAGCGGCGATTTCACACGGCTTAAAGAAATTATTTATCCGCTTTTTAAAAAAGAGATGCAATTTTACACTGCCGTCTTAGTTTTTGATAAAAAGCAAAACAGACTTGTTTCATCGCCAACCTATTCGCCCGAACACGGGCCGCGCACAAACGGAAACACCTACGAGCAAAGTCTTATTTGGGAGCTATTTAAGCAAGGCATTGAGGCTGCAAAGCTTTGCGGAGAAAAAAAGGCGCTTATTGCACAGTGGAAAAAAGTGCAAGAGAATCTTAAACCAATTGTTATCGGAAAAAGCGGACAAATCCTTGAATGGTACACGGAAGAAGAGCTCGGCTCCATCGGGGAAAAGCACCATCGGCATATTTCTCATTTACTCGGCGTGTATCCCGGAACGCTCATTACAAAAGAAGATACGGACTTGGCTGCCGCCGCAAAGCGTTCGCTTGAAGCCCGCGGCGACAAAAGCACCGGTTGGGCAATGGCGCAGCGCATACTCACATGGGCGCGCTTGGGCGAAGGCAAACGGGCATACGCAATTTTACAAACAATGATTCAAACCTGCATTTACGATAATCTGTTAGCCACTCACCCGCCCTTTCAAATCGACGGTAACTTCGGCCTAACCGCCGCCATTGCAGAACTGTTTTTGCACTGTGCCGACTCCCTCCCCGATGAATGGCAGGGGGCAACCTTGCATACCGCAAAACAATAA
- a CDS encoding carbohydrate ABC transporter permease encodes MNTIIYTAGHTVLVILLTAMTAYPLSIKTLPFKNGFTIFLTFTMFFSGGTIPTYLLMRHLHLINNRLVMIIPFAVSTYNVILFRTFFLGINSELRESAKIDGAGEMRILFQIILPLSKAIIATVGLFTMVGKWNDWFSALIYLTDEKKYPVQMILRKILFNSTALNMNDARMMEIFRLNAINPLTIQMATIVVISFPIMCIYPFLQKHFTKGVLLGGIKG; translated from the coding sequence TTGAACACTATCATATACACCGCAGGGCATACCGTTCTGGTTATTTTACTGACGGCAATGACCGCTTATCCGCTTTCGATTAAAACCCTTCCTTTTAAAAACGGGTTTACCATTTTTCTAACCTTCACCATGTTTTTTAGCGGTGGAACAATTCCCACCTACTTATTGATGCGTCATCTTCATTTAATTAACAACCGATTAGTGATGATTATTCCTTTTGCGGTGAGTACCTATAATGTTATTTTATTCAGAACGTTTTTTCTCGGCATTAACAGCGAGCTGCGCGAATCGGCAAAAATAGACGGAGCAGGTGAAATGCGAATCTTGTTTCAAATTATTCTCCCCTTGTCAAAAGCGATTATTGCAACAGTCGGTTTATTCACAATGGTCGGAAAATGGAATGACTGGTTTTCCGCCCTGATATATTTAACCGACGAAAAAAAATATCCGGTACAAATGATTTTGCGAAAAATACTTTTTAATTCAACCGCACTTAATATGAACGATGCGCGCATGATGGAGATTTTCAGATTAAACGCCATTAACCCGCTGACCATTCAAATGGCAACCATTGTGGTTATCTCTTTTCCGATTATGTGCATATATCCGTTTTTACAAAAACATTTTACAAAAGGAGTTTTACTGGGAGGAATAAAAGGATAA
- a CDS encoding IS630 family transposase yields MPKPPSKLELNPEELTYLESLVRLRTIQAQTLTRARILLLKSKGLSIKETADKVGYTYRSVALCLKKYKQGGVEHALTDAPGRGNNPEITDEEKSWIINLACQKPTTFGYAAETWTYALLTKHINTTAESAGYLRLATIHKTTVFKILTEADIKPYKIEYYCENRDPDCDRKMHNVLLVYKQLELYFEENKPLQTEEGKNIHVVSYDEKPGIQAIATTSDDLPADETHQCIRRDYEYKRLGTLSLLAGIDLQTGDAIPLVSDSHTSKDYVQFLKILDERYPQEDKIRIILDNLKVHTSKETIRYLSTVPGRFEFVFTPKHGSWLNMIEGFFSKLTRQLLRGMRVKSKTELVNRLYKYFDEINEEPVVFHWKYNLDDLDVSEAVITDALKYELNYKTLY; encoded by the coding sequence ATGCCAAAACCGCCGAGTAAACTTGAACTAAATCCTGAAGAGCTCACGTACCTTGAATCACTTGTTCGTTTACGAACAATCCAAGCACAAACGCTCACGCGTGCACGAATACTTTTGCTTAAAAGCAAGGGGCTGTCCATTAAGGAAACAGCCGACAAGGTAGGCTATACGTATAGAAGCGTTGCGCTCTGCCTTAAGAAATATAAGCAGGGCGGCGTAGAGCATGCTCTCACCGATGCACCCGGACGCGGAAACAATCCGGAAATTACCGATGAAGAGAAATCGTGGATTATAAATCTCGCTTGTCAAAAACCGACTACTTTTGGGTATGCTGCAGAAACATGGACTTACGCACTGTTAACAAAGCATATTAACACCACCGCTGAAAGTGCAGGATACCTACGGCTCGCTACTATCCATAAAACAACGGTATTTAAAATACTAACTGAAGCAGACATTAAACCTTACAAAATAGAATATTACTGTGAAAACAGAGACCCTGACTGTGATAGAAAAATGCACAATGTTTTACTCGTTTATAAGCAACTTGAACTTTATTTTGAGGAAAATAAGCCATTACAGACAGAAGAAGGGAAGAATATCCATGTTGTTTCGTATGATGAGAAGCCCGGCATACAAGCTATCGCGACGACAAGCGATGATTTACCTGCTGATGAAACCCATCAATGCATTCGCCGTGATTATGAATACAAACGGCTTGGCACGCTCTCACTTTTAGCAGGCATTGATTTACAGACGGGGGATGCCATTCCTCTTGTAAGCGACAGTCACACCAGTAAAGATTATGTGCAATTTCTTAAAATACTTGATGAACGATACCCGCAAGAAGATAAAATTAGAATCATTTTGGATAACTTAAAAGTACATACCTCCAAAGAAACCATTCGATATCTTTCAACGGTACCGGGTAGATTTGAGTTTGTGTTTACGCCAAAGCATGGTTCGTGGTTAAATATGATTGAAGGATTTTTCAGCAAACTAACAAGACAACTGTTGCGGGGCATGAGAGTAAAATCAAAAACAGAGTTAGTTAATCGACTGTATAAATACTTTGACGAGATTAATGAAGAGCCGGTCGTATTCCATTGGAAATACAATCTTGATGATCTCGATGTTTCTGAAGCAGTTATAACCGACGCTCTCAAATATGAACTTAATTACAAAACGCTGTACTAG
- the gltA gene encoding NADPH-dependent glutamate synthase: MEQKYTEHVSAEILASEAKKYWQELKDKELKMKDRAQIPVQEMPTLDPKERATLMDEVAMGYTVEQAQIEANRCLNCKNEPCVKGCPVGVRIPEFIMEIQKGNFKASVDIIKTTNLLPAICGRVCPQEKQCQLVCTVGKMLKSVEKSVAIGRLERFVADWEREQNQVTIPECAPPTGKKVAVIGSGPAGLTVAADTARAGHEVTVFEAFHKTGGVMVYGIPEFRLPKEIVAKETDNLKKMGVQFKMNFLVGRTATIDQLFNDYKFDAVFIGSGAGLPRFMNIEGEDLIGVFSANEYLTRANLMKAYEHTKADTPLYPADTIAVIGGGNVAMDAARMGLRLGAKKVYCIYRRTRNEMPARLEEIAHAEEEGVEFKFLQNPTRIIGDEDGRVIAVEVLDYTLGEPDESGRRSPVPIEGTEHKIPVDAIIVALGNSSNPLMSRSTKQLEVNKYGNIVVDENQKTSLPAVWAGGDIVLGASTVILAMGEGRKAAASINEYLTSI; the protein is encoded by the coding sequence ATGGAACAAAAATATACAGAACATGTTTCTGCCGAAATACTTGCCTCTGAGGCAAAAAAGTACTGGCAGGAACTCAAAGATAAAGAATTAAAAATGAAGGACCGTGCACAAATTCCTGTACAGGAAATGCCTACCCTTGATCCCAAAGAACGCGCCACTTTAATGGACGAAGTTGCAATGGGGTATACGGTTGAACAAGCTCAAATTGAAGCAAACCGTTGTTTGAATTGTAAAAATGAGCCTTGTGTAAAAGGTTGCCCGGTAGGTGTGCGCATTCCTGAATTTATCATGGAGATCCAAAAAGGGAATTTCAAAGCATCAGTTGACATCATTAAAACAACCAATTTGCTTCCCGCTATTTGCGGGCGAGTTTGTCCGCAGGAAAAGCAATGTCAACTTGTTTGCACTGTGGGTAAAATGCTTAAATCGGTAGAAAAATCGGTTGCAATCGGAAGACTTGAACGGTTTGTTGCTGATTGGGAAAGAGAACAAAACCAGGTTACCATTCCCGAGTGTGCACCGCCAACAGGAAAAAAAGTTGCCGTTATCGGCTCCGGACCCGCCGGACTAACCGTTGCGGCGGACACTGCGCGTGCGGGACATGAGGTTACTGTTTTTGAAGCCTTTCATAAAACAGGCGGCGTTATGGTATACGGAATCCCTGAATTTAGATTGCCTAAAGAAATTGTTGCAAAAGAAACTGATAACCTAAAAAAAATGGGCGTTCAATTTAAGATGAATTTTTTAGTCGGACGAACCGCAACCATTGATCAGCTTTTTAATGATTATAAATTTGATGCGGTATTTATCGGCAGCGGTGCGGGGTTGCCGCGTTTCATGAATATTGAGGGCGAAGATCTTATCGGTGTTTTCAGTGCAAATGAATATCTTACACGTGCGAACCTTATGAAAGCCTATGAGCATACAAAGGCGGATACGCCTTTGTATCCGGCGGATACTATTGCTGTTATCGGCGGCGGAAACGTTGCGATGGATGCAGCGCGTATGGGGCTTAGATTGGGAGCAAAAAAAGTTTACTGCATTTACCGACGTACTCGGAATGAAATGCCCGCACGATTGGAAGAAATTGCCCATGCGGAAGAAGAAGGCGTTGAATTCAAGTTCTTGCAAAATCCTACCAGAATTATTGGTGATGAGGATGGAAGGGTTATTGCAGTAGAAGTACTTGACTATACGCTTGGTGAGCCCGACGAATCGGGACGGAGAAGTCCTGTTCCAATTGAAGGTACGGAGCATAAGATTCCGGTGGATGCCATTATCGTAGCGCTTGGAAACAGTTCAAATCCGCTAATGTCAAGAAGTACTAAGCAGCTTGAGGTTAATAAATACGGCAATATTGTGGTTGATGAAAATCAAAAAACAAGTCTCCCCGCCGTATGGGCAGGCGGCGATATAGTGCTCGGCGCATCTACTGTTATTCTTGCAATGGGTGAAGGAAGAAAAGCGGCTGCATCAATCAACGAGTATCTTACAAGCATCTAA